Proteins from a single region of Verrucosispora sp. NA02020:
- a CDS encoding PIG-L family deacetylase, which translates to MRWRTTATIAMCGLLSLGLASPVQAHPEGSSPKSTSKSPSKKSDKPVDLDIMFIGAHPDDEASQLGMLGYWNEYQGMKAGVITTTRGEGGGNAVGLEEGPALGILREAEERRAVAWSGIDHIYNLDALDFWYTASAPLTEEVWGYEETLSRIVRVLRTTKPEVILTMNPSATQGNHGNHQKAAMLAVEAFYAAADPKAFPEQITKEGLKPWRVSRIFQTGGSGSGSSGPACETTFTPTESSDVIFGTWQGYESARHDGQRWNTVQTFARREYVSQGWGNSAFPTTDPASIGCNRLNLIDSRTPYPDPNVGAGTGALQGATLRAPGGLPLGTEIHVRPQNWEVLAGQPIRVDTVLYAERAVPGAKVALKVPAGWKVSGKGDVGTLTPRKQVVKSFTVTPPAQLEVGTRFRIEATMTSRKDGSGTSSARVQATAPVRGTLEPLPEIADFREWTLRNKNQQLNALIESLLSIPSGATRSVRVDLTNHSTQVQSGTVKLHVPAGFSVAEQQLPYTGLQPGARGSVTFTVTNTDASLPTANRAPDNGAYRVRIETSYHGGSATEPGAFNLVPVTTIPRATTAPSVDGTAAPGEYTGEVIDISTRWEGTDAPPQDISGTAQLTYTDDALYAIFTITDDVLGTVLPPEDCKRPRRNDNIEFGIDPRGNSANTSTVFNVALFPTTDDPANGNPPCFARERDNHQGGPETAPGLEIASVVTSNPYTGYRIEVKVPFDVLPDAVDPARMGLNILVNDSDTQDLTAQTRVGWSTWSGVRADPWRWGITTLPGLPALPSAPKAPIMPDTAALSVESPQTILQSVSDGVAPGGYAALPGNTVKIKKVVRTSSKVSVDLQVKQRGTARVFIWDGERVLAQTTATLSKSHTLVLPLSGRLPAGTSLLVSYEHGAATTGLAHRLS; encoded by the coding sequence ATGAGATGGCGCACCACAGCGACGATCGCCATGTGCGGTCTGCTGTCGCTGGGCCTGGCCAGTCCGGTTCAGGCCCACCCCGAGGGCTCATCGCCCAAGTCCACTTCGAAGAGCCCGTCCAAGAAGTCCGACAAGCCGGTCGACCTGGACATCATGTTCATCGGCGCGCACCCCGACGACGAGGCCAGCCAACTCGGCATGCTCGGGTACTGGAACGAGTACCAGGGAATGAAGGCCGGCGTCATCACCACCACCCGCGGTGAGGGCGGCGGGAATGCCGTCGGCCTCGAGGAAGGCCCTGCACTCGGCATCCTCCGGGAGGCCGAGGAGCGGCGGGCGGTGGCCTGGTCCGGTATCGACCACATCTACAACCTGGACGCGCTCGACTTCTGGTACACCGCCAGCGCTCCCCTGACCGAGGAGGTCTGGGGCTACGAGGAGACCCTGTCCCGGATCGTGCGGGTCCTGCGCACCACCAAGCCCGAGGTCATCCTCACGATGAACCCCTCCGCGACCCAGGGCAACCACGGCAACCACCAGAAGGCCGCCATGCTGGCCGTGGAGGCCTTCTACGCCGCGGCCGACCCGAAGGCCTTCCCGGAACAGATCACCAAGGAAGGGCTCAAGCCCTGGCGGGTCTCCCGGATCTTCCAGACCGGCGGCAGCGGCTCCGGCAGCAGCGGCCCCGCGTGCGAGACCACCTTCACGCCGACCGAGTCCAGTGACGTCATCTTCGGCACCTGGCAGGGCTACGAGTCGGCGCGTCACGACGGCCAGCGGTGGAACACGGTCCAGACCTTCGCCCGCCGGGAGTACGTGTCGCAGGGCTGGGGCAACAGCGCCTTCCCGACGACCGACCCGGCCAGCATCGGCTGCAACCGGCTGAACCTGATCGACAGCCGCACCCCGTATCCGGACCCCAACGTGGGCGCCGGCACCGGGGCGCTCCAGGGCGCCACCCTGCGCGCTCCCGGTGGGCTGCCGCTCGGCACCGAGATCCACGTACGACCGCAGAACTGGGAGGTCCTCGCCGGACAGCCCATCCGCGTGGACACGGTCCTGTACGCCGAGCGGGCCGTCCCGGGTGCCAAGGTCGCCCTGAAGGTTCCGGCCGGCTGGAAGGTGAGCGGCAAGGGCGACGTCGGTACGCTCACCCCGCGCAAGCAGGTCGTGAAGAGCTTCACGGTCACCCCGCCCGCGCAGCTCGAGGTGGGTACGCGGTTCCGCATCGAGGCCACGATGACCAGCCGCAAGGACGGCAGTGGCACCAGCAGTGCGCGGGTGCAGGCGACCGCTCCGGTCCGGGGCACCCTTGAGCCGCTGCCGGAGATCGCCGATTTCCGTGAGTGGACGTTGCGCAACAAGAACCAGCAGCTCAACGCGCTCATCGAGTCCCTGCTGAGCATCCCCAGTGGTGCCACCCGCAGCGTCCGGGTCGACCTGACCAACCACAGCACCCAGGTCCAGTCCGGAACCGTCAAGCTGCACGTGCCGGCCGGATTCTCGGTGGCGGAGCAGCAACTGCCGTACACCGGGCTGCAGCCGGGTGCCCGCGGTTCGGTGACCTTCACGGTCACCAACACCGACGCCTCCCTGCCGACCGCCAACCGGGCGCCGGACAACGGCGCGTACCGGGTGCGGATCGAGACCAGCTACCACGGTGGCAGCGCCACCGAGCCGGGGGCGTTCAACCTGGTGCCGGTCACCACGATCCCGAGGGCCACCACCGCGCCGTCCGTCGACGGCACGGCCGCACCGGGTGAGTACACCGGCGAGGTCATCGACATCTCCACCCGCTGGGAGGGCACCGACGCACCGCCGCAGGACATCTCCGGCACCGCGCAGCTCACCTACACCGACGATGCCCTGTACGCCATCTTCACCATCACCGACGACGTACTCGGCACCGTCCTGCCTCCCGAGGACTGCAAGCGTCCGCGCCGCAACGACAACATCGAGTTCGGTATCGACCCGCGAGGCAACTCGGCGAACACCTCCACGGTGTTCAACGTGGCGCTCTTCCCGACGACCGACGACCCGGCCAACGGCAACCCGCCGTGCTTCGCCCGGGAGCGGGACAACCACCAGGGTGGCCCGGAGACCGCACCGGGTCTCGAGATCGCCTCTGTCGTCACCAGCAACCCGTACACCGGTTACCGAATCGAGGTCAAGGTGCCGTTCGACGTGCTGCCGGACGCCGTCGACCCGGCGCGGATGGGCCTGAACATCCTGGTGAACGACTCGGACACGCAGGACCTGACCGCGCAGACCCGGGTCGGCTGGTCGACCTGGAGCGGTGTGCGGGCCGACCCGTGGCGGTGGGGCATCACGACCCTGCCGGGTCTGCCGGCGCTGCCGTCGGCGCCGAAGGCGCCGATCATGCCCGACACCGCGGCGCTGAGCGTCGAATCACCGCAGACGATCCTGCAGTCCGTCTCGGACGGAGTGGCGCCGGGTGGTTACGCGGCACTACCGGGCAACACGGTCAAGATCAAGAAGGTCGTCCGGACCTCCTCGAAGGTCTCGGTGGACCTCCAGGTGAAGCAGCGCGGCACCGCCCGGGTCTTCATCTGGGACGGGGAGCGGGTGCTGGCACAGACCACGGCCACGCTGAGCAAGAGCCACACCCTTGTCCTGCCGCTGAGCGGGCGTCTGCCGGCCGGTACGTCGCTGCTCGTCTCGTACGAGCACGGCGCCGCCACCACCGGTCTCGCTCACCGGCTGAGCTGA
- a CDS encoding tetratricopeptide repeat protein encodes MHGYALEAAQYSGDPARHGVALTNIGAVHRLLGRYELAETHLSEAVAILNRCGDQLGAARALSNLGIVYERLGRDDAAAHQRAALAAYRQAGDRYGEASTLVNLGNANTRPGHLGEAYDQLLRATALFREAGAAVGAASALTNLGDVCTSLGRHDEAAGHLSAARDIFRAAGHVYGEAVALTNLGRVHGIRGDHARAIGDLTVAIRILRSIGHRYGEASALNILGEVLTAVGRTTEAVARHAAALSIATATGDHDEQEHAHEGIARAQREPLRTTGR; translated from the coding sequence TTGCACGGCTACGCGCTCGAAGCGGCACAGTACAGCGGCGACCCGGCCCGACACGGCGTGGCGCTGACCAACATCGGTGCCGTACACCGGCTGCTCGGCCGCTACGAACTCGCCGAGACGCACCTGTCCGAGGCCGTCGCGATCCTGAACCGGTGCGGCGACCAACTCGGCGCCGCCCGGGCCCTGTCCAACCTCGGCATCGTCTACGAACGTCTCGGCCGCGACGACGCCGCCGCGCACCAACGGGCCGCGCTCGCCGCCTACCGCCAGGCCGGCGACCGGTACGGCGAAGCATCTACGCTGGTGAACCTCGGCAACGCCAATACCCGCCCGGGCCATCTCGGCGAGGCGTACGACCAACTGCTTCGCGCCACTGCCCTGTTCCGCGAGGCCGGTGCCGCGGTCGGAGCGGCCAGCGCCCTGACGAACCTCGGCGACGTGTGCACCAGCCTCGGGCGGCACGACGAGGCGGCCGGGCATCTGTCGGCGGCACGCGACATCTTCCGCGCGGCCGGACACGTCTACGGCGAAGCCGTCGCGCTCACGAACCTGGGCCGGGTGCACGGCATTCGCGGCGACCACGCGCGGGCCATCGGCGACCTGACCGTGGCGATCCGCATCCTGCGTTCGATCGGGCATCGCTACGGGGAGGCGAGCGCACTCAACATCCTCGGTGAAGTACTGACGGCCGTGGGCCGTACCACCGAGGCCGTGGCCCGGCACGCCGCCGCGCTGTCGATCGCCACCGCGACCGGCGACCACGACGAACAGGAACACGCACACGAGGGCATCGCCCGCGCCCAGCGGGAGCCGCTACGCACGACAGGCAGGTGA
- a CDS encoding ROK family protein produces the protein MSKQAPTSPVSRERSREIKRLSVIVAARQARLLSRVDLTETTGLPAATVTALVRELIAEGYLIERGPGAATTGRPREMLEFNPRAELVAAVSLEPPRISCEIADSEGVLIAHRTARLGDDVVDTICTFVLELVGSNLPALRGVAIAVPGVSTNGAVRLAPSVGLVDAWPIGESVQRRLGVPVVVDNDVNLMAAGECVSGAGADVTDLLLIHVADGIGAGLVLDGKVRRGASGAAGEVGFLPLDSAPRRSNRGVGEFEARWSANAIAKRVVALHPGRRPESPVRELIQLAAASAPARDYLDEVLDAWARLILSCACVVDPGLVLLSGAAAELDDARLAQIQSLVCAGTPAPTQVRRATLGDQAVLHGAISYALSATFPLPLLP, from the coding sequence GTGTCCAAGCAAGCGCCGACCAGTCCGGTCAGTCGCGAACGCTCCCGGGAGATCAAACGCCTCTCGGTGATCGTGGCCGCCCGGCAGGCGCGGCTGCTGTCCCGAGTGGACCTGACCGAGACGACCGGCCTCCCCGCAGCCACCGTGACCGCACTCGTGCGGGAACTCATCGCCGAGGGCTACCTCATCGAACGGGGACCGGGTGCTGCCACCACCGGGCGACCCCGGGAGATGCTCGAGTTCAACCCACGCGCCGAACTCGTCGCCGCGGTCTCACTCGAGCCTCCGCGGATCAGCTGCGAGATCGCCGACAGCGAAGGCGTCCTCATCGCGCACCGCACCGCGCGGCTCGGTGACGACGTGGTCGACACCATCTGCACGTTCGTCCTCGAACTGGTCGGCAGCAACCTGCCGGCGCTGCGTGGGGTCGCGATCGCCGTGCCCGGGGTCTCCACGAACGGTGCGGTACGACTCGCACCGTCGGTGGGACTGGTCGATGCGTGGCCGATCGGCGAGTCGGTGCAGCGGCGGCTCGGCGTACCCGTCGTCGTCGACAACGACGTCAACCTCATGGCTGCCGGCGAGTGCGTCTCCGGCGCCGGGGCGGACGTCACCGACCTGCTCCTGATCCACGTGGCCGACGGCATCGGCGCGGGACTCGTCCTCGACGGCAAGGTCCGCCGGGGCGCCAGCGGCGCGGCGGGCGAGGTCGGCTTCCTACCCCTGGACAGCGCACCGAGACGCAGCAACCGCGGTGTCGGCGAGTTCGAGGCCCGGTGGTCGGCGAACGCCATCGCGAAACGGGTGGTCGCCCTGCATCCGGGACGCCGACCCGAGTCGCCGGTACGGGAACTGATCCAGCTGGCCGCCGCGTCCGCACCGGCCCGCGACTATCTCGACGAGGTCCTCGACGCCTGGGCCAGGCTCATCCTCTCCTGCGCCTGTGTGGTCGATCCGGGACTGGTGCTGCTCAGCGGCGCCGCCGCCGAGCTTGACGACGCGCGCCTCGCCCAGATACAGAGCCTCGTCTGCGCCGGGACTCCGGCTCCCACCCAGGTACGCCGAGCCACCCTCGGTGACCAGGCGGTGCTGCATGGAGCGATCAGCTACGCGCTTTCGGCCACCTTCCCCCTGCCCCTGCTGCCCTGA
- a CDS encoding RICIN domain-containing protein, with the protein MTIDRTTLAAVLTVAMLVPPWVATPASAAGARPPARTLPSAAMADPPGQPDLGVANRFVAGEGLPDWSRAGYLGGQVPSAGYVTGAAPCRIEPSRLASQFGVVPDDGVDDSAGLQQAIDTIRSDCSPTASHYRLSLIELPAGRLDVSRQISVDASFLLLKGQGSGTGGTRVVFRPDTNTRYDTLSSDGSRWEPTTMTWGSGNDTGRGGWIWPGRALFKVQNREVATRYADEWQSAPANRKDLFEGSVNQHWVSGIRVAARSADPGFSARAGQSVIQLVSNADMGKFSLGGHVWVGAANSIKFYEEQGLSYAEHGSMFENLHMRQQMFRVVGVSGSAKTITLDRPLEFDLPVDSVSDGSAPLLTETPFQSKVTPLKVVEGVGFEDFAFTQDMTGLPKVGGGSYALSPADAVHNYGNLAPEYAMHGVLFKWAANSWARGLNGTMTGSHPLVTEVARNLHIEGNTFDGAWNKGKGGNGYLRGSRVWDSLYAYNTSRNLRHFTFQWSASRNVAFRNDLDSDLNLHGGWERYNLFEGNTVRVPYEHRSGSCTANCGGEGGELDDGTWYPIWWGAGPKAIKWSGSTGPQNVFHGNILTKQATPGGPFAPYTPYSAASPGVPADAVHQFGSDPAHPARFRHLTQSGAVIPDWSGRETLDYSGGQGVVQLADRRRPSLFLHDAGQLDPRQDEAHKAATWNMQGAGSRADGSYDNKYTSGLLRLLRDAEVLALQEAGSPPGGAHHLADHPQLDFVRQDPQHGLFTPDVEEYRYGGTNSRPGGYLYWLWTDTNPEPAGRVNLAIATRERVDPAGIVVVASPLGGRPALGVTVGGTVFFSLHGWSPGGNDLPGLLEAIRVRMLTAGPNNTPRDWVAMGDFNRHPDNLAAVLDAAHFAVHTPAAATHPSTNPTALLDYAVVPRGVAAPRVTGSTVRTDVVLSDHLPVQFDLVLQAAAEPRPPVAEPPSGQGILLRSADTTNVVDIVHNGTSHLLVDSPYHSGFQQKWSLIRSGEHPGYYQIMNLLTGSLMGQAEGARDGWVVQWHQEALDQLWWPDPQEDGTWTLRNRVTDQLLTVVPELGLLAGRDPDGSARQRFFLQSEAEMTDLQEITHYPLEGTHDLVADVSGESTGVNTPIILYQETDGTNQRFIRIPAGSTGDTPCYYLVNGGRYLSSSATGNATFGAGVTLQDFRPDTDEYLWCVRQEGDSFTLANRTEVNGVPTDLYLTEHGYGQQLTVDPSGPGPIQTWVWEAATS; encoded by the coding sequence GTGACAATCGATCGCACCACGCTCGCCGCGGTCCTGACCGTCGCGATGCTCGTACCGCCGTGGGTGGCAACCCCGGCTTCCGCCGCCGGGGCCCGCCCCCCGGCCCGGACGTTGCCCTCGGCCGCGATGGCCGACCCACCCGGCCAGCCGGATCTGGGGGTGGCCAACCGGTTCGTCGCCGGGGAGGGGCTGCCCGACTGGTCCCGAGCCGGATACCTGGGCGGCCAGGTCCCGTCCGCCGGATACGTCACCGGGGCGGCCCCCTGCCGCATCGAACCGTCCCGACTGGCCAGCCAGTTCGGGGTGGTCCCCGACGACGGGGTGGACGACAGCGCCGGCCTGCAACAGGCCATCGACACGATCCGCTCGGACTGCTCCCCCACCGCCAGCCACTACCGGCTCTCTCTGATCGAGCTACCCGCCGGCCGGCTCGACGTCTCCCGGCAGATCTCCGTTGACGCGAGCTTCCTGCTGCTGAAGGGGCAGGGCTCCGGCACCGGAGGCACCCGGGTGGTGTTCCGCCCGGACACCAACACCCGGTACGACACCCTCAGCTCCGACGGCAGCCGCTGGGAACCGACCACCATGACCTGGGGCAGCGGCAACGACACCGGTCGGGGCGGCTGGATCTGGCCGGGCCGGGCCCTGTTCAAGGTGCAGAACCGGGAGGTGGCCACCCGGTACGCCGACGAGTGGCAGTCCGCCCCGGCCAACCGCAAGGACCTCTTCGAGGGTTCGGTCAACCAGCACTGGGTCTCCGGGATCCGGGTCGCCGCCCGCTCCGCCGACCCCGGGTTCTCCGCCCGGGCCGGGCAGAGCGTGATCCAGTTGGTGAGCAACGCCGACATGGGCAAGTTCAGCCTGGGCGGGCACGTCTGGGTGGGAGCGGCCAACAGCATCAAGTTCTACGAGGAGCAGGGGCTCAGCTACGCCGAGCACGGCAGCATGTTCGAGAACCTGCACATGCGCCAGCAGATGTTCCGGGTCGTCGGTGTCTCCGGCAGTGCGAAGACCATCACCCTGGACCGGCCCCTGGAGTTCGACCTGCCGGTGGACTCGGTCTCCGACGGCTCCGCCCCGCTGCTGACCGAGACCCCCTTCCAGAGCAAGGTGACTCCTCTGAAGGTGGTCGAGGGGGTCGGGTTCGAGGATTTCGCCTTCACCCAGGACATGACCGGGCTGCCCAAGGTCGGCGGCGGCAGCTACGCCCTCTCCCCCGCCGACGCGGTGCACAACTACGGCAACCTGGCACCGGAGTACGCCATGCACGGCGTCCTGTTCAAGTGGGCGGCCAACAGTTGGGCCCGGGGCCTCAACGGCACCATGACCGGCTCCCACCCCCTGGTCACCGAGGTCGCCCGGAACCTGCACATCGAGGGGAACACCTTCGACGGGGCCTGGAACAAGGGCAAGGGCGGCAACGGGTACCTGCGCGGCAGCCGGGTCTGGGACTCCCTGTACGCGTACAACACCAGCCGCAACCTGCGGCACTTCACCTTCCAGTGGTCGGCCAGCCGGAACGTCGCCTTCCGCAACGACCTGGACTCCGACCTCAACCTGCACGGCGGCTGGGAACGGTACAACCTCTTCGAGGGCAACACCGTGCGGGTGCCCTACGAACACCGCTCCGGCAGTTGCACCGCCAACTGCGGCGGGGAAGGGGGTGAACTCGACGACGGCACCTGGTACCCGATCTGGTGGGGGGCCGGACCGAAGGCGATCAAGTGGTCGGGCTCCACCGGGCCGCAGAACGTCTTCCACGGCAACATCCTGACCAAGCAGGCCACCCCCGGGGGTCCCTTCGCGCCCTACACCCCCTACTCGGCGGCGAGCCCCGGGGTGCCCGCCGACGCGGTGCACCAGTTCGGCTCGGACCCGGCCCACCCCGCCCGGTTCCGGCACCTGACCCAGTCCGGCGCGGTCATCCCCGACTGGTCCGGCCGGGAGACCCTGGACTACTCCGGCGGCCAGGGGGTGGTCCAGCTGGCCGACCGACGCCGCCCCTCCCTGTTCCTGCACGACGCCGGGCAGCTCGACCCTCGGCAGGACGAGGCCCACAAGGCAGCCACCTGGAACATGCAGGGCGCGGGGTCGCGCGCCGACGGCTCCTATGACAACAAGTACACCAGCGGACTGCTGCGGTTGTTGCGCGACGCGGAGGTGTTGGCGTTGCAGGAGGCCGGCAGCCCTCCGGGGGGCGCCCACCACCTCGCCGACCACCCGCAACTCGACTTCGTGCGCCAGGACCCGCAACACGGCCTCTTCACCCCCGACGTCGAGGAGTACCGGTACGGCGGCACGAACAGTCGCCCCGGGGGATACCTCTACTGGCTGTGGACCGACACCAACCCAGAACCCGCGGGCCGGGTGAACCTGGCGATCGCCACCCGGGAGCGGGTCGACCCGGCCGGGATCGTCGTGGTGGCCAGCCCGTTGGGAGGTCGCCCCGCCCTGGGGGTCACCGTCGGCGGGACGGTCTTCTTCAGCCTGCACGGCTGGTCCCCCGGGGGCAACGACCTGCCGGGGTTGCTGGAGGCAATCCGGGTCCGGATGCTCACCGCCGGGCCGAACAACACCCCCCGGGACTGGGTGGCGATGGGGGACTTCAACCGACACCCGGACAACCTCGCCGCCGTGCTGGACGCCGCCCACTTCGCGGTGCACACCCCCGCAGCCGCGACCCACCCCTCCACGAACCCGACCGCACTGCTGGACTACGCGGTGGTACCCCGTGGGGTGGCGGCGCCCCGGGTCACGGGCAGCACGGTGCGCACCGACGTCGTTCTCTCCGACCACCTGCCGGTGCAGTTCGACCTGGTGCTGCAGGCCGCCGCCGAGCCCCGGCCCCCGGTGGCCGAGCCACCCTCAGGGCAGGGGATCCTGCTGCGCAGCGCGGACACCACCAACGTCGTCGACATCGTCCACAACGGCACCAGCCACCTCCTGGTGGACTCCCCGTACCACAGCGGCTTTCAGCAGAAGTGGTCCCTGATCCGCAGCGGAGAGCACCCCGGGTATTACCAGATCATGAACCTGCTGACCGGCAGCCTGATGGGGCAGGCAGAGGGAGCCCGGGACGGCTGGGTGGTCCAGTGGCACCAGGAGGCCCTGGACCAACTCTGGTGGCCCGATCCGCAGGAGGACGGCACCTGGACCCTGCGTAACCGGGTCACCGACCAACTGCTGACCGTCGTGCCGGAGCTGGGGCTGCTCGCCGGCCGGGATCCCGACGGGTCGGCCCGGCAACGCTTCTTCCTCCAGTCTGAGGCCGAGATGACCGACCTGCAGGAGATCACCCACTACCCGCTGGAGGGCACCCACGACCTGGTCGCCGACGTCTCCGGGGAGAGCACCGGCGTCAACACCCCGATCATCCTTTATCAGGAGACCGACGGCACCAACCAGCGGTTCATCCGGATCCCCGCCGGGTCCACCGGGGACACCCCTTGTTACTACCTGGTCAACGGGGGCCGGTACCTCAGCTCCTCGGCGACCGGGAACGCCACCTTCGGGGCGGGGGTGACCCTGCAGGACTTCCGCCCGGACACCGACGAGTACCTGTGGTGCGTACGGCAGGAGGGGGACTCCTTCACCCTGGCCAACCGGACCGAGGTCAACGGGGTGCCGACCGACCTGTACCTCACCGAGCACGGGTACGGTCAGCAGCTCACCGTCGACCCCTCCGGCCCGGGGCCGATCCAGACCTGGGTCTGGGAGGCGGCCACCAGCTGA
- a CDS encoding class F sortase, giving the protein MTITRLATRGGDRRRRTLPAVTAILTAIATISAGACSSGDVPVGAPPPPKADAAASSGGQRDELTTGPLMPSSPPTRVSIPSLKISAPTVPLGLQPDGTMQVPDTATDVGWYTKAPTPGALGPAVLAGHVNWKGHDGSFHDLAALAPGATLTVDREDGSRATFTVTKTERHPKDTFPTDAVYGPVDHAALRLITCGGPFDTARDSYRDNIIVYATLTHAQPA; this is encoded by the coding sequence ATGACCATCACCCGGCTCGCCACGCGTGGCGGTGACCGCCGGAGGCGTACGCTCCCGGCGGTCACCGCCATCCTCACCGCGATAGCCACCATCAGCGCCGGGGCTTGCTCGTCCGGCGACGTACCCGTCGGCGCCCCGCCGCCGCCGAAGGCCGACGCCGCCGCCTCATCCGGCGGCCAACGCGACGAACTCACCACCGGTCCACTGATGCCCAGCTCACCGCCAACCCGGGTATCCATCCCGTCGCTGAAGATCAGCGCCCCGACCGTGCCGCTCGGACTGCAACCCGACGGCACCATGCAGGTGCCCGACACCGCCACCGACGTCGGCTGGTACACCAAGGCACCCACACCCGGCGCCCTCGGGCCCGCCGTCCTCGCCGGCCACGTCAACTGGAAGGGCCACGACGGCAGCTTCCACGACCTCGCCGCACTCGCGCCTGGCGCCACCCTTACCGTCGACCGCGAAGACGGCAGCCGGGCCACGTTCACCGTCACCAAAACCGAACGGCACCCCAAGGACACTTTCCCCACCGACGCCGTCTACGGCCCCGTGGACCACGCCGCACTGCGGCTGATCACCTGCGGCGGCCCATTCGACACCGCACGCGACAGCTACCGCGACAACATCATCGTCTACGCCACACTCACACACGCCCAGCCCGCATAG
- a CDS encoding serine/threonine-protein kinase → MEDAQLIGRYRLIRCISQGVAGRLWLARDELLDRDVAVKQVLFRVGLTEREDAELRERTLREAQAAAQLVHPNVVWVYDVITVEDQPWIVMQHVPSRSLHRVLTDDGPLPVDAVARIGIELVGALGAAHRAGVLHRDVTPRTVLIATDGRALLGGFGSAVIEGVAAVSQSWGITTSPQYVAPERVRDGVSSPGADLWALGATLYAAVEGRPPYSRPGLVQTLMALATDPPDRMQRAGPLARIIEGLLERDVRQRMGAAEVTRRLRKITGPVLASSYPHARRVAPADDPSPQPGLPDAAHDTTRALPTTWPDARTRVLPATRSGDTTQVLPVSGTPADRNTPTARLRALATADGRTGLRSALTLVVAVAALAAGGGLAVVGAQRTLDGLHSAVTGTGGGTPADDGGQAPVGATASTIPAAPCLAPAQEPPRMVSEDASARGDRAVPPDWSWHADDEGFGIAVPPGWLRFTDGDVVCLQDPHQDRLLAVDLTVQRRTIPSDHWSAEADRLTEAGALPGYTRISIGPLIRPGGAAEWEYAWDGPDGERRHARRLLVNGTSPGMAYALTWVTPDATWTDSESVYRVLSGSFRRSA, encoded by the coding sequence ATGGAGGATGCGCAGCTTATCGGGCGGTATCGGCTCATCCGATGCATCAGCCAGGGTGTCGCGGGCCGGTTGTGGCTGGCACGGGACGAGTTGTTGGACCGCGACGTCGCGGTCAAACAGGTGCTGTTCCGTGTCGGTCTGACCGAGCGGGAGGATGCGGAACTGCGGGAGCGGACCCTGCGGGAGGCGCAGGCGGCGGCCCAACTGGTGCACCCGAACGTGGTGTGGGTCTACGACGTCATCACGGTCGAGGACCAGCCGTGGATCGTGATGCAGCACGTTCCCTCGCGATCCCTGCACCGGGTGCTCACCGACGACGGGCCACTGCCGGTCGACGCCGTGGCGCGGATCGGGATCGAGCTGGTGGGGGCGCTGGGCGCCGCGCATCGAGCGGGGGTGCTGCACCGCGACGTCACCCCCCGCACCGTGCTCATCGCCACCGACGGGCGGGCCCTGCTGGGAGGCTTCGGATCCGCGGTGATCGAGGGCGTGGCGGCGGTCAGCCAGTCGTGGGGCATCACCACCTCACCGCAGTACGTGGCCCCGGAGCGGGTCCGCGACGGCGTCTCCTCGCCGGGGGCGGACCTGTGGGCGCTCGGTGCGACCCTGTACGCCGCCGTGGAGGGCCGTCCGCCCTACAGCCGACCCGGGCTGGTGCAGACGTTGATGGCGCTGGCCACCGACCCGCCGGACCGGATGCAGCGCGCCGGCCCGCTCGCACGGATCATCGAGGGACTGCTCGAACGGGACGTACGCCAGCGGATGGGTGCCGCCGAGGTGACCCGCAGGTTGCGGAAGATCACCGGGCCGGTGCTGGCGTCGTCGTACCCGCACGCGCGACGCGTCGCACCCGCCGATGACCCCAGCCCTCAGCCGGGACTGCCGGACGCCGCCCACGACACGACCCGCGCACTGCCCACCACGTGGCCGGACGCCCGCACCCGGGTGCTTCCCGCCACCAGGTCCGGCGACACGACGCAGGTGCTACCCGTCAGCGGCACTCCGGCCGACCGGAACACACCGACGGCGCGGCTGCGGGCACTCGCCACGGCCGACGGCCGGACGGGCCTGCGCAGCGCGCTGACCCTCGTGGTCGCGGTCGCCGCCCTGGCAGCGGGTGGCGGCCTGGCCGTGGTCGGCGCGCAGCGCACCCTCGACGGCCTTCACAGTGCCGTCACCGGAACCGGCGGCGGCACACCCGCCGACGACGGCGGGCAGGCCCCGGTCGGCGCCACGGCGAGCACGATACCCGCGGCGCCGTGTCTGGCCCCAGCTCAGGAACCACCTCGCATGGTGTCCGAGGATGCGTCCGCACGCGGCGACCGTGCCGTGCCGCCGGACTGGTCGTGGCACGCCGACGATGAGGGCTTCGGCATCGCGGTACCCCCGGGGTGGCTCCGTTTCACCGATGGTGACGTCGTCTGCCTCCAGGATCCACACCAGGATCGACTGCTGGCCGTGGATCTCACGGTGCAGAGACGGACGATCCCGAGCGACCACTGGAGCGCTGAGGCCGACCGCCTGACCGAGGCCGGCGCGCTGCCCGGCTACACGAGGATCAGCATCGGCCCGCTGATCCGGCCCGGCGGCGCCGCCGAGTGGGAGTACGCCTGGGACGGGCCGGACGGCGAACGGCGGCACGCCCGTCGACTGTTGGTCAACGGCACCAGCCCAGGGATGGCGTACGCACTGACCTGGGTGACCCCAGACGCCACCTGGACCGACAGCGAATCCGTCTACCGCGTCCTGTCCGGCAGCTTCCGTCGCAGCGCGTGA